GAAATGGCATTGGCGTCACGCACTCTGATTGAATAGGTGCCATCTACGAGCCCTGTAAAAGTTATTCCACCTGTTGTAGGGGCAGACCACGTGGCACCATTGAGACTATATTGATAGTCTCCTGAGCCGCCAGATGTTGGAGTTACACTCCCTACTGTGATTTCCCCATTTTGGGTACAGGTATAATTCTGGGTGATTTGGGCTTCAGCAACCAATTGTGCAGGCTCATTGACGGCAACAACCACACTTGCATCACAATTGTTCACATCTCTTACCCTGACCGTATAACTACCTGCGGTCAGATTGAAGAAATCGGTTGTTGTTTGGTAATTGGCACCGTTGTCAATACTGTATTCATAAGGGCCTTCACCTCCCGAAGCGGCCAAGGTTATGGAACCATCGGCACCTCCGAAGCAAGTGACATTGGTTACTGTGGGTGTTATTGAAATTGGGGCATCTTGAACAACGGCAATGTCAAAAGAGGCCTCACAGAAACCCGCATTACCGTTATTGTCTCGCACATACACATCATAATCACCTGTGCCAGTTACCGTTACCGGGTTGCTGGTCGCGAAATCGCCTGGCGTTGGGGTTACCCCATCGTTCACCACGGCATATACATAATTGCCATCGCCACCGGCAGCTGTAATGTCGATATCGGTATCGGTACCACATGCCGTAATGTTGGGTGCGGTTGCCGTTACCGTCAACTCTGGGTTGATGGTGATTGTTTCAGAATCGGTACAATTATTTCCGTCGCGCACATCAATGGTGTACGTTCCAGACGTTAAACCACTGAACACATTGTTGGTGGTAAAGGCACCACCATTCAAGCTATACTCAAAGTTGCCATCCCCACCTGAGGTTACGCTTGCCGTCAAGGCAAGCCCCACGGCATCATCATAACAAACATCGTTTGGGGTAATCTGCAGTACCGGTGCAACGGCCGCATTCAGATTAAAAGTGGTCGAAACGGTACAGCCATTGGCGTCTGTCACCGAAGCTGTATATGTGCCCGTCTGTGTCAAGTTGTTGAACACCCCGGTCGAATTGGTTCCGAAGAGGGTTGTATCTGGGTTGGTAAGGGTAAAGGTATTGCTTCCCCAACCGCCAGTGGAAGTCAAGACCACACTACCATCTGTAGTACAAGTGGGCTGTGTTTCTGCAGCACTGATGGTCAATGCGGCTGTGGGCGCATTTATGGTCACATCGGCTGTGGCCGTACAGTTGGTTTCGTTGTCGGTGACCACAATGGTGTAGGTGCCATCATCCAACCCCGTAAGGTTGATGGTAGCACTGGTTTCGTTGGTCCCATTAAAGGCGGAAGGACCTGTAACCGTGTAATCATACGAAGTATTGAAGCCTGAAACGGTGAATAGCGCCTCACCGTCAGTATCGTTAAAACAGGTCACATTTTGAACCAATTGGCCCACAACACCAATCGGGGTCACTGGGTCTATGGTAAAATCCTCTGAATACACACACCCCTTGTCATCAGTTACCCTGAAGGTATAGGTGCCCGGCGCCAAACCATCGAAATCAGCGGTGTTTCCTGAAATGGAAGTGGCCGCTATGGGTGATGGCGCGGTAATCTCAAAAAGATAGGGGGCATTGCCATCCACTACCGTAACGGTTACATCAGAAGTCTGTGTCGGGCAGTTTGGCGGTGTGGCCGAAAAGGTCAGATCCGTAGGAGGATTCAACGGGTCAATGGTCACAGGGTTGGTTACAAACGTACAACCGCTTGCATCACGAATAGTGATATTATACGTGCCGTCGGTCAGGTTCGAAAAAGTTTCGGCCCCTACCCCACTAACAAAGTTCACCCCATCGATACTATATTCGTAAGGGCCTGTACCGCCCGAAACGCCTTGTGCCTCGATAATGCCGTTTTGCAGACAGGTATAGTCTTGAACAAGTACCGCATTACCAGAAATGCCACTTGTTGGAGTTGATACGGTTTGATATTCGAAATAGTCGCAAGCCGCGCTTCCTTTTCTTTGGTTTATCACAATGGCGTAATCGCCTGCCGCCAGACCAGTGAACACACCAGATGAATTGGAGGCAAGGGCATTGTTGACATCATAGTTGTTTTCATCAAAAGTTGTGGCATCAAACAGATAATAGGTAAGCTGATATCCATTGCTACTAACCAAATTGAATTGGATAGATCCTGTAGAATCTCCAAAACATTGTACATCAACCACGGTTGTGGGGGCGTAATCTGCTGCAGGCTGAAACTGTATGGTCACTGTATTTGATATAGCCGAGCAGTTATTTCTGTCCACCACTATAAAGGTGTAATCACCTGGATCAAGAATATCAAAAATGACACTTGTTTGGAATTCACTTGCGGGAATGTCATTTACCGTGGGATAAGATATTTGGGTAATTCCACCCTCATCAACATAAGACCAAATGGCGTAAGTGTGAGGGGTTTGACCACCTGAAGAACTCATTTGGATGTTTCCTTCACGACATGTGATATGCTGAGAAATACTAGCTGTTAAATCAAGATCGGTCAAATCTTGTATGACAACCTGTTCGGTGTGGTTACAGCCATCGTCGGTGGTCACCAGAACATCGTAGGTGCCTGGGTTTAGATTCTGAAAAGTGTAATTGTTGTCGTCGGAAGGGCCGTATGTATCAACCGTGGTTCCTCCTTGAGAGATTTCATAGTAGTACTGGGGCTCTACATCCAATACATTTATGGAGATTTCGCCCAGACCGTTGCAATCAGTATCTCTGGTCGTTACATCGACCTGAAAATTCCTTTCAAGGATTCCGATGTTGTCCAGCACAAACACACAGCCGTCAACTACACCTTGCTGCCTCATCTCTACCCTATAGGCGCCGTTTGTAGCAATATCAAAACTCGGGTTTGACTGGTAGGCAACCAAGATGTTACTTGTTACGGCATCGACCAGTTGAAATTCATAGTCGATGGGCATATTGGTGACTGTTATGTTGCCGGGGGTGTTGCATATAATATCGCTGCTATTGTACTGGGGGTCAAGCGGGTTTTTATAGATGTTGAAATAGAACCTGCTGAAACACCCGTTCTGGTAGTTGATCTGTAGGCGGTATTGCCCGGCATCCGAAGCAAGAAAATCACTTCCGGTGTCAACGGTGTTCCATGTACAGCCGTTGTCTTTGTTGGCACAATCTGGGGTTGAAGCGGTACAGCTGGCCTCATCCAATTGCTCCCAAACAATGCTCTGAGCATCGGGAATGTTTATTTGGATGAGCTCAGTGTCGTTCAATCCACATAAAAACACCTGTGGCAGCTCTTCGCCATCATTGGGGCAGACAACGATTTCTCCTTCTACCGTGTTCGAGGTATCGTTGATCAGATCGGTGATGGGGTTGGTCTGTGTAGCCCCAAAGAGCGTCACAATGATTATTTCCTGAAAACCCTTACAAGGGTCGGCCACATCTTTGTCAACGATATAGATACCGGTGTCACTTACCAACAAGGTGCTGGGGTCGTTGTCTGGGTCACCATCCGTGATCACGGTGTCTCCCGGATCTATAAGGTGGTCACCGTTGTTGTCCAAATACCAGGTATACGTATCAAAATTGTCTCCCGCGTCCAACAAAACATTATCGCCGCACAGTTGCACGGTTCTGGTAAAATCGCAGCTTTCAAGGTCATCCAACAAAAAATTGGTCGCGCCAGGGGTTACAAATCCGCAGCTGTCAAAATCGGAAACACTGGGATCATCGGTAATCTGGTTGTTGTTTATGACACCTTGATAGGTAGAATAGGCCAAATTGGTTATCTGGTCGGTACAGGCATCGATAAAGTCAAAACAATTTTCGGCCACCCTTACCCGCATTCTGATTTCGGTCAAGGGATCGCCCACCTCGATTAGATTATCAGGAACAGTAAAAACTATTTCCCTTGTGGGGGCATTATAAACATATGTTACCCCGGGAGGGAGTACCATGTTCAGTTCATCAAGGGTAACGTTAATGGGCAAGATGTCCCGTATGGTATAATTGGTGGCATCATCGTTGCCAATATTCACAAAAGAAAGCACATAATCCAAGTACTGTCCAAGGTTGACGCCCGCGCCTGTTATATCGTTTCCCGCAATGTCTTCAACACGTTTTTCAAGAACGATTTCCGGTTCGATGATCTCAACGTTGAACGAATTAAAGAATGGGTAGTACTGGTCGCCGTTTGAAGTAAACCGAAACGTTGCTGCCGTTTCATTGTTGGGAATCACCGAATTGACAGGGTTGTTTAACAGGAACATGTCCGTGTCGTATCCCAAGGTGTTCACACTATTGGGGTTACGATTGGTGGTTATGGTGCCGTTCAGTGAAATATTGCTATTGAAAAAATTGCTGGCAGGATTTGCAGCATTGCTAATGGTGGTGAACGAGCCATTGCTGGCGGCACGAATGCGCATACGGTCACCGGTAATTCTGTTATCGCCCTCGAGTGCAGCGGCGCCTAAATAGGCGTTTACGGGCCCAGCCGGAATGGTATTGAAACCGCTGTAATTTATGTTCACGTTGGAATTTGCACTGTTCACCCTTGCAAAACCATCGAATGTGGTGATCAATTTTCCTGTAAGGGTTGGGTTTTCATATACAATGACCAGTGTCCAACCGCCGGCAGCCCCTCCTCCTGGGGAAAGGGAACCTACCACCGACCTGATGTTGGCAACCGTATAGTCACCTTCCGGGTTTGGCAGGGCCGACACCAGTGCCGTTACATCTGCATAGCACGCGTACGGACTGTTTTGGCGCATACTGTTGTCGGTGCTGGTAAAGCCATCATAAATAATTTCATCGGCGGTGACGTCTACGTACGAACCGCCCGGCACCATGAATTTAACCTGGTTAAAGTCGTTTTGTCGGTTGGTGCCCACCGGCTGCCCGGCCTGTTGGCTGGGATAAGTGGCGGACCAATAAAGTCCGGCGTAACGAATTTGGTTACAGTTGGCCTGGGGAAAAGTAAAGGTTGCCCGACTTGAACTGAAGGTGCTCGGATCATTGTCAACATCGATGTACTGCATGTTCAACCAGTCATTGTAGGTCGAAGAGTTGCCCGTGGCATTGTATGGGTCTTCGGGCTCGGTGGAACCCGTTCCCCCATCACGGTTTACGATATTGTTGGCGATAAAGGTCAGGTCGCCCTTGATATTGTTCTGATATCGAATATCAAAGGTGTTGTATTCTTGTGAAAATCCAATAAAAGAGAATAGGCCTATGCCGAGACATAGTGCTATTCGTAACAGCCGGTTTTTCATTTAGCTTATATGGTTTGGTTTAACACGCATGATCCATATCTGATCATGGTATTGATTGTTCAGTTTGGAGTAGTATGAAATCAAGGCGCTCGTCCATTCACTGTGCCTTTTCAGGTAAACATACCGGTAGTTGTTTTCCGGATTGATGAAGTAACTGGCACTGAGCCCCTTGGCATTCAGTTCTTTGACAAAGCGCTTGGCATTCGAAGGTTTTTCAAAGACATTGGCAATGATATAGAAACCAGAACCTAGCCCGTCTATGTCGTATGTTTTATAGGCGATGCCCCCTTGTGTGTTGCCAGAGGGCTCTTGATCGGCAGATACCACATTTTGGCGTAGGGCGGTATCGTCGTATTTTGAATCAGACACCTCATTGCTGGCGTATTGTGTGTTGTCGTAGTCGCCTGTTACCTTCATCACCCAAGTATCGCCCTGATAGGTGCCGTTGAGCTTGGAACGATAGGCATTGATGGCATCTTGTTTATTGGCATACCCCTTTAGGTATACATAGTTGAGGCCGTTCTTCGGATTTTGGAAGTAATCGGCCTCTATGCCCTGGGCCTTTAACTCATCGATGAACTTGTTCATGTACTTGGTGCCACGATATACATTGGCAATCAAATAATGGCCGCTCTGTATATTTGGAATGGTAAATGACTTGAAGCTTCTAGAAGTATTTTTATACCGAATGTTATCTTTTTTACTGTCCTCACGCACTGCCACAGGCTTTGATTCAATGGGCCTGTCGGTATCTTTGAGTTTGATGATTTTTTTGGCCGAGGTATTGTTGGTCAACCCATGGTTGGCCAGGGGCTGTTGTTTGTTTGTATCGGTGGGCGCCACATCAGTTCCCGCGAAATAGGTTTCCCGGGCCTGCTGCTCCAGTTCAGGCCTTTTGCCCTGTGTTTCCCTGCGTACAAGGCGCATCACGTTTTCAAACCGTCGTTCTAGGTCGCGTTGACGGTTTTGTTCGAGTGAGTCTTGCCGAAACAGCAGTTCATCGAGAATGGCATCGTTTTCGGCCAGTTTGCGTTCAAGCTCAGCAATCCTCATGTCTTTTTCTGATAGCGTGAGCTCTTCAATCGGAGTTTCCTCCTCCTCGTTGCTTACCAATTCATCTTCCTTTTCAAGCATTACACGGTCTTCGGTCAGGGTTGGGGTAAACGAATAGGCCAGTGAGATTTCGTGGGTGAGTCCGAGATTGTCCAAATCATTGCTCAATCCCTTTTCCATGGTATACCCGAGTGAAATTCTGCGGTTCAGGTTAAAGCCCACCCCGGCAGAGGCACCAAAAAGATCGTCATAACCGGCTTGTAGCCACCCTAGTTTTGGTAGGTCCATGATGAGTCCACCCCCTAGGGATATATCCTCTTCCCCCACTTTTCGTACCCTGGCCAACGGCATCAGCCGGCCTTGTTCAAAAATGCCCGAGGCATTTTCAAACTGATGGGTATATTGTAGGTGGGCCGAATACATTTTTTCGCTGAATTCGGTATTTGATTCGTTGGTTTTTAGATTGTAGTCGAACAGGTTTTCGGCAAAAGCCCCGAAATCAAAACGGCCGAACGAAAGGTTGAAACCCGGTTGAAACAAAAGCAATGTGCTATTGTTCCGGCCCAAAAGCGGATCATTGGGGTCCAATGAACTGGCCCTGTTCTGGTCAAGGCCACTGTTATAGTAACTAAAGTTTGCACCAAAGGTAAAATTGCTCTGTTCGCTCAGCTTTACCCCGTAGGCGTAATTGGCCAACACCCCAAAGTTGTTGAATATACCCTCGCGTTGTGTGTATAGGCTCACGCCCAAACCGCTTCTATCCCCTATTCTACCGCTATAGCTCAAGAAATAGGTCTGAAAATTGTCATCAAAAGATACCGCTTGGTTTCTATGAAACAGGTTGATGTACGACTTGTCTTCCCTGACCGTTGAAAAGGTTGGGTTGATCAAGAACCGGTTAAACTTCAACAGGTTTTGCGAAGGGGCACTATACGTAACGGCCGGGCTTTCTTCTTGGGCGGTTACAGGGCCCATAAAGAAAAGCGAGACTAGCAATAGAGGCAATACTTTTTTGTACATGGTCCTAGCGGATAACCGTAATGGTTCCTTGTTTTAGTGTTTGGTTTTCTTTTCTGATCTTGTAATAGAACACCATGTTCTGCTCAGAGAACGATGTGCTCGATTGTGGCCAGTTGTTTTGATAGTCGGTGACGTTCAAGACCTCTTGGCCTTTTTCGTTATATATGGTGACGGTCACGTCAGAACGTCTAGAATAAGTGTTCGGCAGCACCCAAAGGTCGTTGATGCCATCGCCATTGGCGGTCACCACATTGGGTACCCTGAAATTGTCGCGGTACTCTACAGATAGCTGTCGGGTCGCTTCACAATCACCAATGCTGGCCACCAACACATATTGTCCTTCTTCCGAGAGCGTTACCCGGTCTGAGTTGCTCAAGAGGTCGTTGTTGGTATTGTACCAATTGTATGTATCTGCTCCGCTGGCGGTCACCGTAATCGATTCTCCCTCGGGGATTACAATGTTCTCATCTGTATCGATGACCAATTGCGAATCATCAAAATCGGAAACGGCAATTTCGTTCGAGGGTACCATACAGCCGTCGATGTTGACCATCAAACGGTACGTGCCCGATTGGGTCACGGTCAGTTCGGTGGCGGTTGAACCGGTATCACTGCCGTTTCTGTGCCATTCAAAGGTCTCACCGCTCAAGTCACGGGTCGTTGTCAAGGTAACCGGGTCTCCTCCGGGGCAGACCACGGTGGCACTGCTGTTGATGGCAATGCTCTCAGAGGTTCTCAACTGCACCGACAAAGTGTTTGACGAGGCATTGAAGGCTCCAGCTGTACCGGTCAGTATAAAATCGCCATTATCGGTGTTGTCGGTTACCATGAGCGTATTGTTCGTTTCACCGGCCAGATCAGTCCCGTTTCTTCTCCATTGGTACGAGAAGGTTGCTTCCATATCAGTGGTGACATCGGTTTTGCTTCCATCAGAGGCAACGGCATTGATCTGCAAAAGTCCGATGGTTACATCGGTCGATTCACAGGCGGTATATGAGGTGCTGTAGTCGATCACGAACTCAAACGAATCTGGTGCCACCACTTGGGTGGTTTCAGAATCTACGGGTGAGGCCGCACAGGCGCCCCCGCTTTCAGTTACGCGGGCAAAGTAGGTGCCGACATCGGTTACATCGAGTGAGCTATTGGTGGCGCCCGATATAGGGCTTCCATCCTTATACCATTGGTAGTTGGGGCTGCTGGCAGTGGTTGAAACCGATAGGGTCTTGGTTTGCGATGGAAGGATAACGATCGTCGCGGGGTTGTCGCGCGTAACCGTAAAATTGCTGGCATTGGTAATGGTTACCACTGCCGAACGTTCTTGGCAAATACCGTTGCCAGAGATCTCTACCTGATAATCGCCCTCGAAGCCAGATATACTGGCATCGACCACATACGAGTCATCGTCTACGGTGGGTGTTGTTATGGCCGTACCATCCTTGTACCAAGTGTAGGTCAGGCCGGTACCCGTAATGTTTGCCTGTAAGGTTTCGGTTTCACCGGGGCACAATGCTGTTTTTGAAGGAGGATTGATGGCAATGCCCTGACTGCTGCCCGTAGTGATCTCGATGGTGTTCGAAAGGGTATTGGCCGACCCTGAACAGGTGGCCCCATAATCGATTTCCACATAATACATACCGGCCGAAGAAACCGTCAGGTTTTCACTGGTTTCGCTCAATGGCGTACCGCTGCGATACCATTTATACTGATAGGTATCTGCATTGGGCACGTTGTGCGGGCTCAAGGTGATGGAGTTGCCATCGCAGAGATTGATGGTTCCGCCCGGGGGAATGGTTCCGTTGCCATCTTGACTGATCAAGATGGGTGAATTATAATCGATGTAGTACATGGCGTACGGATCGGAGGACGGACTGGTAACAGCGGGACTGGTGCTGCGTACCCTCATGCGGTAGTTTTCGCCACGGGTGTCCGTGGGCAATGCAAATTGAAAATCGAAATCAAAATTTGTGTTTTGGTTGCTTACCCGGGCCAGTTCGGTGGCAGAGGCAAAATCGCCATTGCCGTCAGAAAGCTCGAGGATAAACTCGTTGTCGCTGTTCACCAACGGCGGGGCCCAAGTGAAATTGACGAAATATTCGTTGAAATCTGAAGAAGCGCAAGCGGCGGTCCAAGCAGAGTTGCCTGGTAGGTTCGGGTTGTCGGCAGGTACCGGTTTGTTCAACACCTGTGCGTTCACCTGCGCTCCGAAGAACAAACAGGCAACGACCAATGGTAGAATACGATTTGGAAAAATAGGTCTCATGGCTATGGTAGCTTTACGGGTTCGACACGACTTTGGGGGATCGGATCGAACATTTTTTTCGTGTTGTTAGTTTTAGTGCCCGCCTTGGCGGGATTTTTCCATACAATATTCTAAAACAAATATGATCTTATTTCGTCGCCTTGTAAACTTAATGTTGTGGCTCCCATAAAAACTGTTGTGAAATGGGCGTATTTGTATGAAGAACAATGCAAAAGACATTTAGAAAGCCCCAATTTTGCTACATTTGTGCTTCAATTTTAAGCATGGGAAAAGAAGAAAGATCGCTGAATTTCATAGAGCATATCATTGAAGAAGATCTCAAGTCGGGCTATACCCCTGAGCAACTGCGGTTTCGGTTTCCGCCGGAGCCTAACGGTTACCTTCACGTGGGCCACGCCAGCTCCATTTGCCTGAACTTTGGTCTTGGGTTGCGGTACAATGCTCCCGTAAACCTTCGGTTTGACGACACCAATCCCACCAAGGAAGAGCAAGAATATGTCGATGCCATTAAAAGGGATGTCCAATGGCTTGGTTTTGAGTGGGATAAGGAGTGTTATGCCTCCGATTATTTTCAGCAGTTGTACGATTGGGCGGTGGAATTGATAAAGAACGGCAAAGCCTATGTAGATAGCCAGTCTTCTGAAGAAATGGCCAAACAAAAGGGGACCCCGACTGAACCTGGCACCGAAAGCCCTTACCGCAACCGTTCAGTTGAAGAAAACCTACGGTTGTTCGAGGGTATGAAGAATGGGGAGTTTGCCGAGGGCGAACATGTACTGCGGGCCAAGATCGATATGGCCTCGCCCAATATGCTGATGCGCGATCCCATCTTGTACCGGGTGCTGCACAAGGCACATCACCGAACAAATACCGATTGGTGTATTTATCCTATGTACGATTGGGCGCACGGGCAGGGCGATTATATAGAACAAGTGTCGCACTCGTTGTGTACCTTAGAGTTTTTACCGCACCGCGAGCTGTACGACTGGTGTTTAGACCAAGTGGTATCAAAAGACAGGCTGCGGCCCAAACAGCGCGAATTTGCGCGCCGCAACCTCAGCCATACCGTGGTAAGCAAGCGAAAACTCTTGAAATTGGTAGAAGAGGGCGTGGTCAGTGGTTGGGACGACCCCCGTATGCCCACCATTTCTGGTATGCGCCGTCGTGGGTACACACCAGAGGCCATTCGCA
This portion of the Flagellimonas lutaonensis genome encodes:
- a CDS encoding type IX secretion system membrane protein PorP/SprF → MYKKVLPLLLVSLFFMGPVTAQEESPAVTYSAPSQNLLKFNRFLINPTFSTVREDKSYINLFHRNQAVSFDDNFQTYFLSYSGRIGDRSGLGVSLYTQREGIFNNFGVLANYAYGVKLSEQSNFTFGANFSYYNSGLDQNRASSLDPNDPLLGRNNSTLLLFQPGFNLSFGRFDFGAFAENLFDYNLKTNESNTEFSEKMYSAHLQYTHQFENASGIFEQGRLMPLARVRKVGEEDISLGGGLIMDLPKLGWLQAGYDDLFGASAGVGFNLNRRISLGYTMEKGLSNDLDNLGLTHEISLAYSFTPTLTEDRVMLEKEDELVSNEEEETPIEELTLSEKDMRIAELERKLAENDAILDELLFRQDSLEQNRQRDLERRFENVMRLVRRETQGKRPELEQQARETYFAGTDVAPTDTNKQQPLANHGLTNNTSAKKIIKLKDTDRPIESKPVAVREDSKKDNIRYKNTSRSFKSFTIPNIQSGHYLIANVYRGTKYMNKFIDELKAQGIEADYFQNPKNGLNYVYLKGYANKQDAINAYRSKLNGTYQGDTWVMKVTGDYDNTQYASNEVSDSKYDDTALRQNVVSADQEPSGNTQGGIAYKTYDIDGLGSGFYIIANVFEKPSNAKRFVKELNAKGLSASYFINPENNYRYVYLKRHSEWTSALISYYSKLNNQYHDQIWIMRVKPNHIS
- a CDS encoding gliding motility-associated C-terminal domain-containing protein; amino-acid sequence: MRPIFPNRILPLVVACLFFGAQVNAQVLNKPVPADNPNLPGNSAWTAACASSDFNEYFVNFTWAPPLVNSDNEFILELSDGNGDFASATELARVSNQNTNFDFDFQFALPTDTRGENYRMRVRSTSPAVTSPSSDPYAMYYIDYNSPILISQDGNGTIPPGGTINLCDGNSITLSPHNVPNADTYQYKWYRSGTPLSETSENLTVSSAGMYYVEIDYGATCSGSANTLSNTIEITTGSSQGIAINPPSKTALCPGETETLQANITGTGLTYTWYKDGTAITTPTVDDDSYVVDASISGFEGDYQVEISGNGICQERSAVVTITNASNFTVTRDNPATIVILPSQTKTLSVSTTASSPNYQWYKDGSPISGATNSSLDVTDVGTYFARVTESGGACAASPVDSETTQVVAPDSFEFVIDYSTSYTACESTDVTIGLLQINAVASDGSKTDVTTDMEATFSYQWRRNGTDLAGETNNTLMVTDNTDNGDFILTGTAGAFNASSNTLSVQLRTSESIAINSSATVVCPGGDPVTLTTTRDLSGETFEWHRNGSDTGSTATELTVTQSGTYRLMVNIDGCMVPSNEIAVSDFDDSQLVIDTDENIVIPEGESITVTASGADTYNWYNTNNDLLSNSDRVTLSEEGQYVLVASIGDCEATRQLSVEYRDNFRVPNVVTANGDGINDLWVLPNTYSRRSDVTVTIYNEKGQEVLNVTDYQNNWPQSSTSFSEQNMVFYYKIRKENQTLKQGTITVIR
- a CDS encoding glutamine--tRNA ligase/YqeY domain fusion protein, with the translated sequence MGKEERSLNFIEHIIEEDLKSGYTPEQLRFRFPPEPNGYLHVGHASSICLNFGLGLRYNAPVNLRFDDTNPTKEEQEYVDAIKRDVQWLGFEWDKECYASDYFQQLYDWAVELIKNGKAYVDSQSSEEMAKQKGTPTEPGTESPYRNRSVEENLRLFEGMKNGEFAEGEHVLRAKIDMASPNMLMRDPILYRVLHKAHHRTNTDWCIYPMYDWAHGQGDYIEQVSHSLCTLEFLPHRELYDWCLDQVVSKDRLRPKQREFARRNLSHTVVSKRKLLKLVEEGVVSGWDDPRMPTISGMRRRGYTPEAIRNFADTIGIAKRENVVDVSLLEFHVRDHLNQIAPRVMAVLDPLKVVITNYPEREEEWLEAENNPEDESAGYRQVPFSREIYIEKDDFREEANRKFFRLKLGGEVRLKNGYIIKAESCTKDTDGNIVEVQCTYDPKSKSGSGTEESMRKVKGTLHWVSVKHAITAEVRMYDRLFNDPTPDAHKDRDFMEFVNPDSLKKVTGYLEPSLKEAKPGDRFQFQRLGYFNVDKDSTAEKLVFNRTVPLRDTWAKLEQKD